One Pseudodesulfovibrio alkaliphilus DNA segment encodes these proteins:
- a CDS encoding ABC-F family ATP-binding cassette domain-containing protein — protein sequence MSRITVQSLSKAYGGETVFADVAFEVTAGMRLALTGPNGCGKSTLLKVLAGEIEPDQGQISVPRGARVGYVAQEMAGDVLDQHLLTWVLSALPSWNEFWGQWERAVAEGDSQRIETLAHRQAEFEELYGYNPDHKARAILTGLGFSEADLDKRLAELSGGWRERAKLVRVLLQGADVLLLDEPTNHLDIEAVQWLEEYLLNYRGALAFVVHDRVFLNRVGTHVLFLGGGRPVLRKGSFDEFLEWDRENADQRRKEAAKLSAKIDNEYKYINKFRVKARKAAQAQSKLKKVERLEEELSQIRQSQAESHRGRSLSFRLPEPRRGDKVPVAAVDLEFHYDSGQSVWPRLNFQLFRGRKVALAAPNGAGKSTLLKLIMGDLVPSAGHVKVGPNTQVGYFSQHQHEILNLDNTVIGEIRRLSDPKLTEEQVMGVLGLFLLGEPFFDRKVKGLSGGEKSRLLLASLFLARANFLILDEPTNHLDIETREGLIQALKDYEGTLFFVAHDRHLLGEVAEEIWALDQDGGIVQYLGGYQGYLEKRRQEACQADPEVCEPDPMREKTRMSKEEKRRRAEERNTLYRALKPLRKEYDKLEADLEKALDEQAALEDRMNDPVTYEKPEEALKVNAAYKESVEWTENLMARMAGLEERMEAIGGEAGVEDR from the coding sequence ATGTCACGAATCACCGTCCAGAGTCTCAGCAAAGCCTACGGGGGCGAAACCGTTTTCGCGGATGTCGCCTTTGAGGTCACTGCGGGTATGCGCCTGGCCCTGACCGGCCCCAACGGCTGCGGCAAGAGTACGCTGCTCAAGGTGCTGGCCGGGGAGATCGAGCCGGACCAGGGCCAGATCAGCGTTCCGCGTGGGGCGCGGGTGGGCTATGTGGCCCAGGAAATGGCCGGGGACGTGCTGGACCAGCACCTGCTGACCTGGGTGCTTTCGGCCCTGCCTTCCTGGAACGAGTTCTGGGGGCAGTGGGAACGGGCCGTGGCCGAGGGCGATTCCCAGCGGATAGAGACCTTGGCCCATCGGCAGGCCGAGTTTGAGGAGCTTTATGGGTACAATCCGGATCACAAGGCGCGGGCCATTCTGACCGGGCTGGGTTTTTCCGAAGCGGATCTGGACAAGCGGCTGGCGGAGCTTTCCGGCGGCTGGCGCGAGCGGGCCAAGCTCGTCCGCGTGCTGCTTCAGGGAGCTGACGTGCTTCTCCTCGACGAGCCTACCAACCATCTCGACATTGAGGCTGTGCAGTGGCTTGAGGAATACCTGCTCAACTATCGCGGGGCGTTGGCCTTCGTGGTTCATGATCGGGTGTTTCTCAACCGTGTCGGAACCCACGTTCTTTTCTTGGGGGGTGGCCGTCCGGTGCTGCGCAAGGGCTCCTTTGACGAGTTTCTGGAGTGGGACCGGGAGAACGCCGATCAACGCCGCAAGGAAGCGGCCAAGCTCTCGGCAAAGATTGACAATGAATATAAGTATATCAATAAGTTTCGCGTCAAGGCCAGAAAGGCAGCCCAGGCACAGAGCAAGCTGAAGAAGGTTGAGCGGCTTGAAGAGGAATTGAGCCAGATCAGGCAGTCTCAGGCCGAGTCCCATCGCGGCCGCAGCCTGAGCTTCCGACTGCCCGAGCCCCGGCGTGGCGACAAGGTTCCTGTGGCCGCCGTTGATCTGGAGTTTCACTATGATTCGGGCCAATCCGTCTGGCCCAGGTTGAATTTCCAGCTCTTCCGAGGCAGGAAAGTGGCCCTGGCCGCTCCAAACGGCGCGGGCAAGTCCACGCTGCTCAAGCTGATCATGGGTGATCTCGTTCCTTCGGCAGGGCACGTCAAGGTCGGTCCCAATACCCAGGTCGGTTACTTCAGCCAGCACCAGCATGAGATACTGAACCTCGACAACACGGTCATTGGCGAGATTCGCCGCCTTTCGGACCCCAAGCTGACCGAGGAGCAGGTCATGGGTGTGCTCGGCCTGTTCCTGCTGGGCGAGCCTTTCTTTGACCGCAAGGTCAAAGGTCTCTCCGGGGGCGAGAAGAGCCGGTTGCTGCTGGCCAGTCTGTTTCTTGCGCGGGCCAATTTTCTGATTCTCGACGAGCCGACCAACCACCTGGACATTGAGACTCGCGAAGGGCTTATTCAGGCGTTGAAGGATTACGAGGGTACGCTGTTTTTCGTGGCACACGACAGACATCTGCTGGGCGAGGTGGCCGAGGAAATCTGGGCGCTGGACCAGGACGGCGGTATTGTCCAGTACCTGGGCGGTTACCAAGGGTATCTGGAGAAGCGGCGGCAGGAGGCGTGTCAGGCCGACCCTGAGGTCTGCGAGCCCGACCCCATGCGCGAGAAGACGAGGATGTCCAAAGAGGAAAAACGGCGGCGGGCCGAGGAGCGCAATACCCTGTACCGGGCCCTCAAGCCCCTCAGGAAGGAATATGACAAGCTGGAGGCGGACCTGGAAAAGGCTCTTGATGAACAGGCCGCGCTGGAAGATCGGATGAACGATCCTGTTACATATGAAAAGCCCGAGGAGGCGCTCAAGGTCAATGCCGCCTACAAGGAGTCCGTAGAATGGACTGAGAACCTCATGGCCCGCATGGCCGGGCTGGAGGAGCGCATGGAGGCCATTGGGGGCGAGGCCGGGGTGGAGGACAGGTGA
- a CDS encoding (deoxy)nucleoside triphosphate pyrophosphohydrolase, whose amino-acid sequence MSRSVLEVVAGIIWRNGRYLAVERPEGSRMAGWWEFPGGKIEPGESGEQALRRELREELGITLLQIEFWRDLVHHYDDFSVHLHFYHIHDYRGETVPLENQRMAWVDPARPHGLGFLPADEPVVAALHDGEAPARTQAGFLVDDFSKKA is encoded by the coding sequence GTGAGCCGTTCTGTGCTTGAGGTGGTGGCCGGCATCATCTGGCGAAACGGCAGGTATCTGGCCGTGGAGCGGCCCGAGGGGAGCCGGATGGCCGGATGGTGGGAGTTTCCCGGCGGCAAAATTGAGCCCGGCGAAAGCGGCGAGCAGGCTCTCAGGCGCGAGCTGCGGGAGGAGCTTGGCATCACCCTGCTTCAGATCGAGTTCTGGCGCGATCTTGTCCATCACTACGATGATTTTTCCGTTCATCTGCACTTTTATCACATCCATGACTATCGAGGCGAGACGGTGCCTCTCGAGAACCAGCGTATGGCCTGGGTTGATCCGGCCAGACCGCACGGGCTCGGTTTTCTTCCCGCAGACGAGCCTGTGGTGGCGGCGCTGCACGACGGGGAAGCCCCTGCCAGGACGCAGGCGGGATTCCTTGTTGATGATTTTTCGAAGAAGGCGTAG
- a CDS encoding GIY-YIG nuclease family protein — protein sequence MEPWFVYLLRCADGTLYCGATNDVDRRVARHNAGTASRYTRARTPVALLAAVPTLSKGDALRLEMAVKKQPRARKLDFLKASAPRPPEA from the coding sequence ATGGAACCGTGGTTCGTCTATCTTTTGCGCTGCGCCGACGGCACCCTCTACTGCGGAGCGACCAACGATGTGGACCGCCGCGTGGCCCGACACAACGCGGGCACGGCATCGCGCTACACACGGGCCAGAACCCCGGTGGCCCTGCTCGCGGCCGTGCCCACCCTGTCCAAGGGCGACGCCCTCAGGCTCGAAATGGCGGTCAAGAAGCAACCCCGGGCCCGCAAGCTCGATTTTCTCAAGGCAAGCGCTCCCCGACCGCCCGAGGCATGA
- a CDS encoding 3-isopropylmalate dehydratase small subunit, protein MKVTGTAHVVGDHIDTDAIIPARFLVTTDSAELGANCMEGLEAGWIKRVKPNDILVAGDNFGCGSSREHAPISILGAGIPVVVARSFARIFYRNGFNMGLVLLEVGEDIEKIRNSDQIEVDTANGMIRNLTTGDEIVSSPVPPFMQEILDAGGLVDYVKHRLA, encoded by the coding sequence ATGAAAGTGACCGGAACCGCCCACGTTGTGGGCGACCACATTGACACAGACGCCATCATACCGGCCCGTTTCCTGGTGACCACCGATTCCGCCGAACTGGGCGCCAACTGCATGGAGGGCCTGGAAGCGGGCTGGATCAAACGCGTCAAGCCCAACGATATTCTCGTGGCCGGGGACAACTTCGGTTGCGGCTCCTCGCGAGAGCATGCGCCCATATCCATTTTGGGGGCGGGAATCCCGGTGGTTGTGGCCAGGAGCTTTGCCCGCATCTTCTATCGCAACGGCTTCAATATGGGGCTGGTCCTGCTCGAAGTGGGCGAGGACATTGAGAAGATCAGGAACTCGGACCAGATAGAGGTGGACACCGCCAACGGCATGATCCGCAATCTGACCACCGGGGACGAGATTGTCAGCTCTCCGGTGCCGCCCTTTATGCAGGAGATTCTGGACGCGGGCGGCCTTGTTGACTACGTCAAACACCGGCTGGCATGA
- the leuC gene encoding 3-isopropylmalate dehydratase large subunit, with translation MGHTLAEKILQGHTDQEITGAGEIVQCRVSIVLANDITAPLAIKSFKAMGAKQVFDRDKVALVCDHFTPNKDIDSAEQVKVVREFAEAMGITHYYECGEVGVEHALLPEKGIVGPGDVVVGADSHTCTYGGLGAFATGMGSTDIGAAMALGETWFKVPPTIRVNISGKPGRFVGGKDYILNLIGRIGVAGALYKALEFSGEAVDDLTVEGRMTMANMAIEAGGKAGLFPVDAKTLAYAAAAGRTGDVAMTPDADAVYERVIEIDVTGMAPQVACPHLPDNVKPVDETSGLRIHQSVIGSCTNGRIEDMREAAAILKGRKVDSKVRCIVLPATPTIWKQCMKEGLMEIFMDAGCIVGPPTCGPCLGGHMGILAGGERTVATTNRNFKGRMGSLDSEVFLSNPWVAAASAVAGEIINPAEL, from the coding sequence ATGGGCCATACCTTAGCCGAAAAAATCCTGCAGGGGCATACGGATCAGGAGATCACCGGAGCCGGGGAGATCGTCCAGTGCCGTGTGTCCATTGTGCTGGCCAACGACATTACCGCGCCGCTGGCCATCAAGTCCTTCAAGGCCATGGGCGCGAAACAGGTCTTTGACAGGGACAAGGTGGCCCTGGTCTGCGATCATTTCACCCCCAACAAGGACATTGATTCCGCCGAACAGGTCAAGGTGGTGCGCGAATTCGCCGAGGCCATGGGCATCACCCATTACTACGAGTGCGGCGAAGTGGGCGTCGAGCATGCCCTGCTGCCTGAAAAGGGCATTGTCGGCCCTGGCGATGTGGTGGTGGGCGCGGACTCGCACACCTGTACCTACGGCGGGCTGGGAGCTTTTGCCACGGGCATGGGGTCCACGGACATCGGCGCGGCCATGGCCCTGGGCGAGACCTGGTTCAAGGTGCCGCCCACCATCCGGGTGAACATCAGCGGCAAGCCTGGCAGGTTTGTCGGCGGCAAGGATTATATCCTCAACCTTATCGGCCGTATCGGGGTGGCCGGGGCGCTGTACAAGGCCCTGGAGTTTTCCGGCGAGGCCGTGGACGACCTGACCGTTGAGGGGCGTATGACCATGGCCAACATGGCCATCGAGGCGGGCGGCAAGGCCGGACTTTTCCCGGTGGACGCCAAGACCCTGGCCTATGCGGCGGCAGCGGGCCGTACCGGCGATGTGGCCATGACCCCTGACGCGGACGCGGTTTATGAGCGGGTCATTGAGATCGATGTGACCGGCATGGCCCCGCAGGTGGCCTGTCCGCATCTGCCCGACAATGTCAAGCCTGTTGACGAGACATCGGGTCTGCGCATTCACCAGTCAGTCATCGGTTCCTGCACCAACGGCCGCATCGAGGACATGCGCGAGGCCGCGGCCATTCTCAAGGGCCGCAAGGTTGATTCCAAGGTGCGCTGTATCGTCCTGCCCGCCACGCCGACCATCTGGAAGCAGTGCATGAAGGAAGGGCTGATGGAGATATTCATGGACGCGGGCTGCATTGTGGGGCCGCCCACCTGCGGGCCGTGCCTGGGCGGACACATGGGTATTCTGGCCGGGGGAGAGCGCACCGTGGCCACAACCAACCGCAATTTCAAGGGCCGCATGGGTTCCCTCGACAGCGAGGTGTTCTTGTCCAATCCCTGGGTGGCCGCGGCCAGCGCAGTGGCAGGCGAGATCATCAACCCGGCCGAACTTTAG
- a CDS encoding 2-isopropylmalate synthase: MAERVYVFDTTLRDGEQSPGATMNLDEKIRMARQLETLGVDIIEAGFPIASQGDFEAVQAIAQAVSEVQVAGLCRAVTGDIDRCWEAVSKARNPRIHTFLATSDIHMKYKLGKTADEVLAMAEKAVRHAASYTDNVEFSAEDASRSDWDFLVKVAETVIDAGARVVNIPDTVGYTQPFEYYELIKYLMDNVRGVDRAIISVHCHNDLGSAVANSLAAIRAGARQVECTVLGIGERAGNAALEDVVMALNTRKELYDVETGIVTEQIFPSCRRLSQIIGMPIPPNKAIVGANAFAHESGVHQDGVFKNRLTYEIMTPASIGRTSNDIVIGKHSGSHAVRRKAEELGYALETEQVHVLFKAVKELADKKEQVYDEDVEALILEKVYRRRDRFRLADMSVFSGTGNVPPHAAMVMEFGREGEDAELRRTSEFGEGSVDAVFKSIYSLVGIAPKLEYYSVNAVTEGSDALAGVAVRIEHDGVKAVGRANDGDVIRASALAMINALNRLEKAKEEK, from the coding sequence ATGGCCGAAAGAGTATATGTCTTTGACACCACTCTGCGTGATGGCGAGCAGTCGCCCGGCGCAACCATGAACCTGGACGAGAAGATACGCATGGCCCGTCAGCTTGAGACCCTGGGCGTGGACATCATCGAGGCCGGATTTCCCATAGCCAGCCAGGGGGATTTCGAGGCCGTGCAGGCCATCGCCCAAGCCGTTTCTGAAGTCCAGGTGGCCGGTCTGTGCCGCGCCGTGACCGGCGATATCGACCGCTGCTGGGAGGCCGTCAGCAAGGCCCGCAATCCCCGCATTCACACCTTTCTCGCCACCAGCGATATCCATATGAAATACAAGCTGGGCAAGACGGCCGACGAGGTGCTGGCCATGGCTGAAAAGGCCGTGCGCCATGCGGCGTCGTACACTGACAATGTCGAGTTCTCTGCTGAAGATGCCTCCCGTTCGGACTGGGATTTTCTGGTCAAGGTCGCCGAGACGGTCATCGACGCCGGGGCCAGGGTTGTCAATATCCCGGACACTGTGGGATACACCCAGCCCTTTGAATACTATGAACTGATCAAGTACCTGATGGACAACGTGCGCGGGGTGGACAGGGCGATCATCAGCGTTCATTGCCATAACGACCTGGGCTCGGCCGTGGCCAATAGTCTGGCAGCCATCCGGGCCGGGGCGCGTCAGGTGGAGTGCACGGTGCTCGGCATTGGTGAGCGGGCTGGCAACGCCGCGTTGGAGGATGTGGTTATGGCGCTGAACACCCGCAAGGAGCTTTATGATGTCGAGACAGGCATAGTGACCGAGCAGATATTCCCCTCCTGCCGCCGCCTTTCCCAGATTATTGGCATGCCCATACCTCCAAACAAGGCCATTGTCGGGGCCAATGCCTTTGCTCATGAATCCGGTGTTCATCAGGACGGAGTGTTCAAGAACAGGCTGACCTACGAGATCATGACCCCGGCCTCCATCGGCCGCACCAGCAACGACATCGTCATAGGCAAGCATTCCGGCTCCCACGCGGTGCGCAGGAAGGCCGAGGAGCTGGGGTACGCCCTGGAGACAGAGCAGGTGCATGTGCTTTTCAAGGCGGTCAAGGAACTGGCCGACAAGAAGGAGCAGGTCTACGACGAAGACGTGGAGGCGCTGATACTGGAAAAGGTCTACCGCCGTCGGGACCGCTTCCGTCTGGCGGACATGAGCGTGTTTTCGGGCACGGGCAATGTGCCGCCTCACGCGGCCATGGTCATGGAGTTCGGTCGCGAGGGCGAGGATGCGGAACTCCGGCGCACCAGCGAATTCGGCGAGGGTTCTGTTGACGCGGTGTTCAAGTCCATCTACTCCCTTGTGGGGATTGCTCCGAAGCTCGAATACTATTCGGTCAACGCCGTGACCGAGGGCTCCGATGCTCTGGCCGGGGTGGCGGTGCGCATAGAGCACGACGGCGTCAAGGCCGTGGGGCGTGCCAATGACGGCGATGTCATCAGGGCGAGCGCCTTGGCCATGATCAATGCACTGAACAGGCTTGAGAAAGCCAAAGAGGAGAAATAG
- the leuB gene encoding 3-isopropylmalate dehydrogenase — protein MKICVLPGDGIGREIVAQALRVLDKVAAKHGRSFETAEALIGGCAIDAVGVPLPADTVALCKDSDAVLLGAVGGPKWDTIDPAVRPEKGLLGIRKELKLFANLRPATLFKQLADACYLRPDIVARGLDVMVVRELTGGIYFGEPRFEGMKDGERFGSNTMCYHEHEIRRIARVAFEAARKRSGRVCSVDKANVLDVSRVWREVVIDEHAKNYKDIELTHMYVDNAAMQLVRDPSQFDVMVTGNLFGDILSDEAAAITGSIGMLPSASLGEANPGLYEPIHGSAPDIAGKDKANPLATILSVSMMLRHSFDMAVEADCIESAVQQALEQGYRTGDIMQPGCRLVGCVEMAEAVLASI, from the coding sequence ATGAAAATCTGCGTTTTGCCCGGTGACGGCATCGGCCGCGAGATCGTGGCACAGGCCCTGCGTGTGCTGGACAAGGTGGCGGCGAAACACGGCCGTTCCTTCGAGACCGCCGAGGCACTCATCGGGGGCTGCGCCATCGATGCCGTTGGTGTGCCTCTTCCCGCCGATACCGTCGCCTTGTGCAAGGATTCCGATGCCGTGCTCCTGGGCGCGGTGGGCGGCCCAAAATGGGACACCATTGATCCGGCCGTCCGGCCCGAAAAGGGACTGCTCGGCATCCGCAAGGAACTGAAGCTTTTCGCCAACCTGCGTCCGGCCACGCTTTTCAAGCAACTGGCCGATGCCTGTTATCTGCGGCCTGATATTGTGGCCCGCGGGCTTGATGTCATGGTGGTGCGCGAGCTGACCGGAGGCATCTACTTCGGTGAGCCGCGCTTTGAGGGCATGAAGGATGGCGAGCGGTTCGGCTCCAACACCATGTGCTACCATGAACACGAGATCCGGCGCATCGCCAGGGTCGCCTTCGAGGCCGCCCGCAAGCGTTCAGGCCGGGTCTGCTCCGTGGACAAGGCCAATGTTCTCGATGTTTCCAGAGTCTGGCGCGAGGTGGTCATTGACGAACATGCCAAAAACTACAAGGACATCGAGCTGACGCATATGTATGTGGACAATGCGGCCATGCAACTGGTGCGCGATCCGTCCCAGTTTGATGTCATGGTCACTGGCAACCTGTTCGGCGACATCCTTTCGGATGAGGCCGCTGCCATCACCGGCTCCATCGGCATGCTGCCGTCCGCGTCCTTGGGCGAGGCCAATCCCGGCCTCTACGAACCCATTCACGGTTCAGCGCCCGACATTGCAGGCAAGGACAAGGCCAACCCCCTGGCCACCATCCTTTCGGTGTCCATGATGCTGCGCCACTCCTTTGACATGGCTGTGGAAGCGGATTGTATCGAGAGCGCCGTGCAACAGGCCCTGGAGCAGGGCTACCGCACTGGCGACATCATGCAGCCGGGGTGTCGGCTCGTGGGGTGTGTGGAGATGGCCGAGGCCGTGCTGGCGAGCATTTAG